Proteins from one Corynebacterium testudinoris genomic window:
- a CDS encoding YtoQ family protein: protein MSFTVYLSGEIHTDWREQIQRGATAAGLDVVFTAPVTDHPASDAAGDHLAHAASGFWRDHQSAKVNSIRTRTLIEQADMVVVRFGEEYKQWNAAFDAGYCAALGKPYVTLHGEDIVHPLKEVDAAAQAWCTTPDQVVEILRYVLKA from the coding sequence ATGAGTTTCACTGTTTATCTTTCCGGCGAGATCCACACTGATTGGCGCGAGCAGATCCAGCGCGGGGCCACCGCTGCGGGGCTCGATGTCGTCTTTACGGCTCCGGTGACTGATCATCCGGCCAGTGATGCCGCGGGTGATCACCTTGCTCATGCTGCCAGCGGCTTCTGGCGCGATCATCAGTCCGCCAAGGTCAATTCCATTCGTACTCGGACGCTCATCGAGCAGGCGGATATGGTCGTCGTCCGCTTCGGTGAGGAGTATAAGCAGTGGAACGCTGCTTTTGACGCGGGCTATTGTGCGGCTCTAGGTAAGCCCTATGTGACGCTGCATGGTGAGGACATTGTTCATCCGCTCAAGGAAGTCGATGCCGCAGCCCAGGCCTGGTGCACGACGCCCGATCAGGTCGTGGAGATCTTGAGATACGTGCTTAAAGCCTGA
- a CDS encoding Txe/YoeB family addiction module toxin, which translates to MPPVWDEHAWDDYLWWQTQDRKVLKRINLLVKDIVRNGNEGIGKPEPLKHDFAGYWSRRVTDEHRLVYKLTATELRIAACRYHY; encoded by the coding sequence ATGCCGCCTGTCTGGGATGAGCATGCGTGGGACGACTATCTCTGGTGGCAAACGCAAGACCGAAAAGTACTGAAAAGAATCAACCTGCTAGTGAAAGACATTGTCCGAAACGGCAATGAGGGGATTGGCAAACCGGAGCCGCTGAAGCACGACTTCGCCGGCTACTGGTCTCGCCGCGTCACCGACGAGCACCGGCTCGTCTATAAACTCACCGCAACAGAGCTTCGCATTGCCGCCTGCCGCTATCACTACTGA
- a CDS encoding type II toxin-antitoxin system Phd/YefM family antitoxin, whose amino-acid sequence MRTMSYTESRANYAQVLDDVTNDREAIVVTRAGHDPVVMVSLADYESLRETAYLLRSPANARRLLDAMERLEAGRGEPHDAACLG is encoded by the coding sequence ATGAGAACTATGAGCTACACCGAGTCACGTGCCAACTACGCACAGGTTCTGGACGATGTGACCAATGATCGCGAAGCAATCGTCGTTACTCGAGCCGGACACGACCCTGTCGTCATGGTCTCGCTCGCCGATTACGAATCCCTTCGAGAAACTGCTTACCTGCTCCGCTCCCCCGCTAACGCGCGGCGTCTTCTCGACGCCATGGAACGCCTTGAAGCCGGCCGCGGCGAACCACATGATGCCGCCTGTCTGGGATGA
- a CDS encoding type 1 glutamine amidotransferase domain-containing protein — translation MTKRILHVVTNVDHYESDPSHPTGLWLSELTHAWDEFEAQGFEQTIVSPVGGHSPLEPRSLKFPTYDKSAKAWHENPERMALLDDTRSPDQLQSSDFDAIFFTGGHAVMYDFPDSEGLQRLTREIFEAGGVVGAVCHGYCGLLNTELSDGRLLVDGRRLTGFSWQEEVLAGVAKLVPYNVEADMKERGADYHKTLVPFAPYAIADGNLVTGQNPGSAKKTAEKMVEVLKG, via the coding sequence ATGACCAAGCGCATCCTCCACGTAGTCACCAACGTCGACCACTACGAATCCGACCCCTCCCACCCCACCGGCCTGTGGCTCTCCGAGCTCACCCACGCCTGGGACGAGTTCGAGGCCCAAGGCTTTGAGCAAACCATCGTCAGCCCGGTCGGCGGCCATTCCCCGCTCGAGCCGCGGTCGCTGAAATTCCCCACCTACGACAAGTCCGCGAAGGCGTGGCACGAGAATCCCGAACGCATGGCGCTTCTCGACGACACCCGTTCCCCAGACCAGCTCCAATCCTCCGACTTCGACGCCATCTTCTTCACCGGCGGCCACGCCGTCATGTACGACTTCCCCGACTCCGAAGGCCTCCAACGCCTCACCCGCGAGATCTTCGAAGCCGGTGGCGTCGTCGGCGCCGTGTGCCACGGCTACTGCGGGCTATTGAACACAGAGCTTTCCGACGGCCGCCTTCTCGTCGATGGCCGCCGCCTGACAGGTTTCTCCTGGCAGGAAGAAGTCCTCGCGGGCGTCGCAAAGCTGGTACCGTACAACGTGGAAGCCGACATGAAAGAGCGCGGCGCCGACTACCACAAAACCCTCGTTCCTTTTGCCCCCTATGCCATCGCAGATGGCAACCTTGTCACCGGGCAAAACCCCGGCTCGGCGAAGAAAACTGCGGAGAAGATGGTCGAGGTGCTCAAGGGGTAG
- a CDS encoding TetR/AcrR family transcriptional regulator, producing MNSGAPSTGAESADEMATEAKSSYHHGDLRTALLTHATDMLESGENFSMRALAKRAGVSNAAPYRHFNDREALESAVAIDGFQDLRAQLGSLPSPPSDPADLAEFGVIYVRFALAHPARFKLMFGRECDDRDDERVRAARDLNDLLTSAVAEVFPDSDAPALATAAWALAHGLAFLHLDGKLDNHDPTTIDARVRTSFAAILT from the coding sequence ATGAATTCAGGGGCGCCGAGCACAGGCGCGGAAAGTGCAGATGAGATGGCGACCGAAGCCAAATCTTCCTATCACCACGGTGATCTGCGGACGGCGTTGCTCACCCATGCCACAGACATGCTCGAGTCCGGGGAGAACTTCTCCATGCGGGCACTGGCCAAGCGGGCGGGCGTGTCCAATGCTGCGCCCTACCGGCACTTCAATGACCGGGAGGCGCTTGAGTCTGCGGTGGCGATCGACGGGTTCCAGGACCTCCGGGCCCAGCTCGGGTCGCTGCCCTCTCCCCCCTCCGATCCGGCTGATCTCGCCGAGTTCGGCGTCATCTACGTCCGCTTCGCCTTGGCCCACCCGGCCCGCTTCAAGCTCATGTTCGGCCGCGAGTGCGATGACCGCGACGACGAGCGAGTACGCGCCGCTAGAGACCTCAATGATCTCCTGACCAGCGCCGTCGCGGAGGTCTTCCCCGACTCGGATGCGCCCGCCCTGGCCACTGCGGCGTGGGCGCTGGCCCACGGGCTGGCGTTTCTCCATCTCGATGGGAAGCTCGACAATCACGACCCCACGACTATCGACGCCCGCGTCCGCACCTCGTTCGCCGCCATCCTCACTTAA
- a CDS encoding NADH:flavin oxidoreductase/NADH oxidase family protein — protein sequence MHRLHSTSLVFEPLTLANGATLPNRIAKAAMEENMSAPGQLPGDELTTLYRRWSNGGAGLLITGNVMVHDAAMTGPAGVVLDGDQPLDPFRRWADAAKSGGARVWMQINHPGRQVMADMPGVAWAPSARRVAWAPSARRVDVGKQSGRFAEPTEMTPAQIRETIDRFATTAALAEQAGFDGVEIHAAHGYLLSQFLSPLSNTRTDEWGGSLDNRARLLLDIVRAVRSVVEPGFAVAVKLNSADFQRGGFDADDARRVIDLLAPLGVDLVELSGGSYESPAMTGSSADERTLAREAYFLELATDLAATSPIPLMLTGGITRLPVAEEVLAEGVAVVGMGSALAVDPDLPNTWQQDQAAKVTLAPITAKDKTIASAMSMARVRVQLRRVGAGKPTRPGANPWLTFAAEQVRQKLALRRYRRWLNARH from the coding sequence ATGCACCGCTTACATTCCACGTCTCTCGTCTTTGAACCCCTCACTCTCGCCAACGGAGCGACACTGCCCAACCGCATCGCCAAAGCCGCGATGGAAGAAAACATGTCCGCCCCCGGCCAGCTGCCCGGCGATGAACTGACCACCCTGTACCGACGCTGGAGCAACGGCGGCGCGGGCCTTCTCATCACCGGAAACGTCATGGTCCACGATGCCGCAATGACCGGCCCAGCCGGCGTCGTCCTCGACGGCGACCAGCCCCTCGACCCCTTCCGCCGCTGGGCGGACGCTGCTAAGTCCGGTGGCGCGCGGGTGTGGATGCAGATCAACCACCCCGGGCGCCAGGTCATGGCGGACATGCCGGGCGTGGCATGGGCGCCCTCGGCGCGTCGCGTGGCATGGGCGCCCTCGGCGCGTCGCGTGGACGTCGGCAAGCAAAGTGGACGTTTCGCCGAGCCAACCGAAATGACGCCTGCCCAGATCCGGGAGACCATCGACCGCTTCGCCACCACGGCGGCGCTGGCGGAGCAGGCCGGCTTTGACGGCGTGGAAATCCACGCCGCACACGGGTACCTGCTGTCCCAGTTCCTCTCGCCGCTGAGCAACACGCGCACCGATGAATGGGGCGGCTCACTGGATAATCGCGCCCGCCTGCTGCTCGACATCGTGCGGGCAGTCCGCTCCGTAGTCGAACCGGGCTTCGCCGTCGCCGTGAAGCTCAACTCCGCGGATTTCCAGCGCGGAGGGTTCGACGCCGATGATGCCCGGCGCGTCATCGACTTGCTCGCGCCCCTGGGAGTTGACCTCGTCGAGCTCAGCGGCGGCAGCTACGAAAGCCCCGCGATGACCGGATCCTCCGCCGATGAACGCACCCTGGCCCGCGAGGCGTACTTCCTTGAACTCGCCACCGACCTGGCCGCGACGAGCCCCATCCCCCTCATGCTCACCGGCGGCATCACCCGCCTGCCCGTCGCGGAGGAAGTCCTGGCAGAGGGCGTCGCGGTCGTCGGCATGGGTTCGGCCTTGGCCGTGGACCCGGACCTGCCGAACACGTGGCAGCAAGACCAGGCAGCGAAGGTGACATTGGCACCCATCACGGCGAAGGACAAGACCATCGCCTCGGCCATGTCGATGGCCCGCGTCCGCGTCCAACTGCGCCGAGTAGGTGCTGGCAAGCCCACGCGCCCGGGGGCCAATCCGTGGTTGACGTTCGCCGCGGAACAGGTACGCCAGAAACTCGCGCTGCGTCGCTACCGCCGTTGGCTCAACGCTCGGCACTGA